A genomic segment from Candidatus Hydrogenedentota bacterium encodes:
- a CDS encoding SAP domain-containing protein — protein MKRQAAAEFADRWRTDTGKYVFQTTMDKLTDMVERNAGGPSFPSLNYVTPVDTPVAPAEVDASRVKAFHVARFPTSACTSDQLKGILREYGASQTGNKEELATKFAALAANTYEKKRHELDEFFSAHRFVRVDSSPQNSTGFPILDGPQYLRNLVLAMYALRHLRGNAILESAHENTTYGIQELALALVFGKIFLTGGFVPVA, from the coding sequence TTGAAGAGACAAGCCGCGGCGGAGTTTGCCGACCGCTGGCGCACGGACACAGGCAAGTACGTGTTCCAGACCACGATGGATAAACTCACCGATATGGTCGAACGTAACGCAGGCGGGCCGTCGTTTCCTTCGTTGAATTACGTGACGCCGGTGGACACGCCCGTCGCACCCGCCGAGGTGGACGCGTCGCGCGTGAAGGCGTTCCACGTCGCCAGATTCCCGACGTCCGCGTGTACATCCGACCAGTTGAAGGGCATTCTGCGCGAATACGGCGCCTCGCAGACCGGAAATAAGGAGGAACTCGCAACAAAGTTCGCTGCACTCGCAGCCAACACATACGAGAAGAAACGGCACGAGCTCGATGAGTTCTTTTCCGCGCATCGCTTTGTGCGTGTCGACTCATCGCCGCAGAACAGCACCGGTTTTCCGATCCTGGACGGGCCTCAGTATCTGCGGAACTTGGTACTCGCGATGTATGCCCTACGTCATCTGCGTGGGAACGCCATTCTGGAAAGTGCCCACGAGAACACGACGTACGGTATCCAGGAACTGGCCTTGGCTCTGGTCTTTGGTAAAATTTTCCTTACGGGCGGTTTCGTGCCAGTAGCGTAG